One Kitasatospora sp. NBC_01266 genomic window carries:
- a CDS encoding DUF5998 family protein, with translation MAKTGTTTTQDLRSAIERSGYYPALVSEAVESAVGPEPITSYLVHQETTFDANEVRRHVTVLVLTATRFVVSHTDEQAADATSPVPYATTSTESVRLDRIGSVVLSRMVANPETYTPGQLPREVVLTIGWGAVQRIDLEPAGCSDPNCEADHGYTGSATADDLSLRVSEAGDGPETVAQALLFARALSEATISGA, from the coding sequence ATGGCGAAGACCGGTACCACCACCACGCAGGATCTGCGCTCGGCGATCGAGCGCAGCGGCTACTACCCCGCGCTGGTGTCCGAAGCCGTGGAGTCCGCGGTGGGCCCCGAGCCGATCACCTCCTACCTGGTTCACCAGGAGACGACCTTCGACGCCAACGAGGTCCGTCGGCATGTCACCGTGCTGGTGCTGACGGCCACCCGGTTCGTGGTCAGCCACACCGACGAGCAGGCCGCCGACGCGACCAGCCCGGTGCCGTACGCGACCACGTCCACCGAGAGCGTGCGGCTGGACCGGATCGGCTCGGTGGTGCTGAGCCGGATGGTCGCCAACCCGGAGACGTACACCCCGGGCCAGCTGCCGCGCGAGGTGGTGCTGACCATCGGCTGGGGCGCGGTGCAGCGGATCGACCTGGAGCCGGCCGGCTGCTCGGACCCGAACTGTGAGGCGGACCACGGCTACACCGGTTCGGCCACCGCCGACGACCTGTCGCTGCGGGTGAGCGAGGCCGGCGACGGCCCCGAGACGGTGGCCCAGGCGCTGCTCTTCGCCCGGGCGCTGTCCGAGGCCACCATCAGCGGGGCCTGA